Proteins from a single region of Desulfolutivibrio sulfoxidireducens:
- a CDS encoding RNA polymerase sigma factor yields the protein MAQHDESGDPGLVARVLRGDKNAYEGLVRGHSQAVARIVSAHVPAGQVDELIQETFVRAYVSLAAYRGDSPFSHWLSVIAVRACHDFWRARYRSRETPHADLSEAGRAMVDNTAGEDDTPFDQGLYGHEASKLLTAALDRLSATDRMVLVLTCLEERSTAEAAALLGISRANVKIRAFRARKALRAMLETTISER from the coding sequence ATGGCCCAACATGACGAATCCGGGGACCCGGGCCTGGTGGCCCGGGTCCTTCGCGGCGACAAAAACGCCTACGAGGGGCTGGTGCGCGGCCACAGTCAGGCCGTGGCCCGCATCGTCTCGGCCCATGTCCCGGCCGGCCAGGTGGACGAGCTGATCCAGGAGACCTTCGTGCGCGCCTACGTGTCCCTTGCCGCGTACCGGGGGGACAGTCCCTTTTCCCACTGGCTGTCGGTCATCGCCGTGCGCGCCTGCCACGACTTCTGGCGCGCCCGCTACCGGAGCCGGGAGACCCCGCACGCCGACCTGTCCGAGGCCGGCCGGGCCATGGTGGACAATACGGCGGGCGAGGACGACACCCCCTTTGACCAGGGCCTGTACGGCCATGAGGCCTCGAAGCTTTTAACCGCGGCCCTGGACCGGCTCTCGGCCACGGACCGCATGGTCCTGGTCCTGACCTGCCTGGAGGAACGCTCCACAGCCGAGGCCGCCGCGCTTTTGGGCATCAGCCGGGCCAACGTGAAGATCCGGGCGTTTCGGGCCAGGAAGGCCCTTCGGGCCATGCTGGAAACGACCATCTCCGAGAGGTGA
- a CDS encoding Spy/CpxP family protein refolding chaperone, whose protein sequence is MKRFAPTILLALVLALGGFLAVAAAAPDILPGAAGLTPREAIARTIIRLDLTDAQKRELALVLRGHKDAARAAFERVRDAARAFDTVVTSDTADEAAVRQAFRALAAAGEEAVVVKGRIMAEIGRKLTPDQRRILTEGRDVVAETVRVRVETARSLLEEWINTHAPSAG, encoded by the coding sequence ATGAAACGATTCGCCCCCACCATCCTGCTGGCCCTGGTCCTGGCCCTGGGCGGTTTTCTGGCCGTGGCCGCAGCCGCTCCGGACATCCTCCCCGGCGCGGCCGGGCTCACCCCCCGCGAGGCCATCGCCCGGACCATCATCCGCCTGGATCTCACCGACGCCCAGAAGCGCGAGCTGGCCCTGGTGCTACGCGGCCACAAGGACGCGGCCCGGGCCGCCTTCGAACGGGTCCGGGACGCGGCCCGGGCCTTCGACACGGTGGTTACGTCCGACACGGCCGACGAGGCCGCCGTGCGCCAGGCCTTCAGGGCCCTGGCCGCGGCCGGCGAGGAGGCCGTGGTGGTCAAGGGCCGGATCATGGCCGAGATCGGCCGGAAGCTCACCCCCGACCAACGGCGCATCCTTACGGAAGGACGGGACGTGGTCGCGGAAACGGTCCGGGTCCGGGTCGAAACCGCCCGGTCGCTCCTTGAGGAATGGATCAACACCCACGCCCCGAGCGCGGGCTGA